A stretch of DNA from Coccidioides posadasii str. Silveira chromosome 1, complete sequence:
TGCAGATAAGGGGAGGATATGGATTTGGGATGGACCGGATCTGCTCAACATAATTCCTAAAATCGATACTGAACTGGTGCAGCTGTTCAGCATTCATTGTCTGAAGGCATTTTCCAGCAATGTCACCCTCAATGCGAGTAGTCAACAGCCAACCTTCCCTTTTTGCTGGCAACTCTATGAAATCCACAACCCGGGGCGCATTTAGTGTTGTGTATTCTGCAACCATTTTGAGTGCACGTGCTTCATATTGGGCACGAAGAAGCCGGGACCGTTTAGGATACAGATTGAAGGGTAACCGTTGGACATCCCGGACATGGTACGTCCCGCTGCCATAAAGGTGCTCGCCAATTGGTAGGAGAAGGCGATAAAGGAGAAGACGGACGGATTGTGGAATTAGACGGTAGAGTTGAAGTAGCATTGTGGGCAACTGGCCTTGGTACTCTTTTCTTGATTCCTGAGGAGGTTGCGGATTCATTGTGAGTTGCCCAAATCAGAATGCACTTTCTTTCTATTAACCTTGCAACAGTTGTGAGCAGAGGCACAAAGTGGCACGACACGTGAGAAAATGATCGAGTCGCTTAAACGACGAGGTATTGGAGAGGAAGCCGCGTTCATCGGTGCCAATGACCTTGCGAACTCCATAATTAATTACGCAGTCAGTAAGGTGGCTCGACAAATAGCAGAGTGGGAAACTGAAGGAGGACGTTATACGTCCACCTCTGTCAAATGCAATACCTTCAACAGCCCAGTACAGATCATCGaaggcagaagaagaagaagaagatgatgatgatacaTGTAGACACGTGGCACCCAAGTGCCTACTCTCGCACACACACCCAA
This window harbors:
- a CDS encoding uncharacterized protein (EggNog:ENOG410PNYP~COG:S) translates to MNPQPPQESRKEYQGQLPTMLLQLYRLIPQSVRLLLYRLLLPIGEHLYGSGTYHVRDVQRLPFNLYPKRSRLLRAQYEARALKMVAEYTTLNAPRVVDFIELPAKREGWLLTTRIEGDIAGKCLQTMNAEQLHQFSIDFRNYVEQIRSIPNPYPPLICSALGGECQDCRIDNEDGSTGPYDNIADFNKHLMDMCGLIPNPADRAVIANVHSRSYRVFFAHADLNPANVLVHNGRLSGFVDWEFAGWYPEYWEFTKACYIVRIWTLWLEMMKSAFPEYPDELKAEQILQDHTCPF